In Fusarium pseudograminearum CS3096 chromosome 1, whole genome shotgun sequence, one genomic interval encodes:
- the FGB1 gene encoding FGB1, whose product MAEQLILKGTLEGHNGWVTSLATSMENPNMLLSASRDKTLIIWNLTRDETQYGYPKRSLHGHSHIVSDCVISSDGAYALSASWDKTLRLWELATGTTTRRFVGHTNDVLSVSFSADNRQIVSGSRDRTIKLWNTLGDCKYTITDKGHTEWASCVRFSPNPQNPVIVSAGWDKLVKVWELSTCKLQTDHIGHTGYINTVTISPDGSLCASGGKDGTTMLWDLNESKHLYSLNANDEIHALVFSPNRYWLCAATASSIIIFDLEKKSKVDELKPEFPAAGKKSREPECVSLAWSADGQTLFAGYTDNIIRAWGVMSRA is encoded by the exons ATGGCCGAACAATTGATCTTGAAGGGAACCCTCGAGGGCCAC AATGGCTGGGTCACTAGCCTGGCTACCTCCATGGAGAA CCCCAACATGCTCCTGTCTGCTTCCCGAGACAAGACCCTGATCATCTGGAACCTCACCCGCGATGAGACCCAATACGGCTACCCCAAGCGATCTCTCCACGGCCACTCTCACATCGTCTCCGACTGT GTTATCTCTTCTGACGGTGCCTACGCTCTGTCTGCCTCTTGGGACAAGACTCTGCGTCTCTGGGAGCTTGCTACTGGAACCACCACTCGACGATTCGTCGGCCACACCAACGACGTCCTCTCCGTCAGCTTCTCTGCCGACAACCGACAGATCGTTTCCGGTTCTCGCGACCGAACCATCAAGCTCTGGAACACCCTCGGTGACTGCAAGTACACCATCACCGATAAGGGCCACACCGAGTGGGCTTCTTGCGTTCGCTTCAGCCCCAACCCCCAGAACCCTGTCATCGTTTCCGCTGGTTgggacaagcttgtcaag GTTTGGGAGCTCTCCACCTGCAAGCTCCAGACTGACCACATCGGTCACACCGGCTACATCAACACCGTCACCATCTCCCCCGACGGTTCCCTGTGCGCCTCCGGTGGCAAGGACGGTACCACCATGCTCTGGGATCTTAACGAGTCCAAGCACCTCTACtccctcaacgccaacgaTGAGATCCACGCTCTTGTCTTCTCCCCTAACCGATACTGGCTGTGCGCTGCCACCGCtagcagcatcatcatcttcgatctcgagaagaagagcaaggttGATGAGCTCAAGCCCGAGTTCCCCGCCGCCGGCAAGAAGAGCCGAGAGCCCGAGTGTGtcagcttggcttggtctgCTGATGGCCAGACTCTGTTCGCTGGTTACACTGACAACATCATCCGTGCCTGGGGTGTCATGTCGAGGGCATAA